A single Ruficoccus amylovorans DNA region contains:
- a CDS encoding zonular occludens toxin domain-containing protein translates to MKDAIFRVFAGTLGSYKSYHGVVEAMETLERGGIVMTNIELRWQRLKYWFEDEKDLLLDDRQYVHIDPERASSFVDLLVKGERDKPNKLIIDEAGLHHNTMDKRQMDRAVLEMIVHARKLHIDTVFIAHHFTEILAQIRNKAQSVLWFRDLQKMKWLGIGLPIPAYIFAEVDARNPKLKYDSAFRWKRKFIYKLYVSHDIQSKALEVIRSAPQIEVKKVEHAVTKADTVRRSARRWVRRLAFGGLMAGAGALFAGQGESEPVAAPVSPVAISQAETAAAVDQSVTLEPVPEKPDRTIKAFTIQGRARMLDPQRADQVGYCTFDFVSLRLGDGRVIRETHPDFGGFRRADNTALIAGEVFTYVPVVENFPADEQQGQKQPNNKILKYNEALSNP, encoded by the coding sequence ATGAAAGACGCAATCTTTAGAGTCTTTGCCGGTACGCTCGGTAGTTATAAGTCCTATCACGGCGTTGTAGAGGCTATGGAAACCCTTGAGCGCGGCGGCATCGTCATGACGAATATCGAGCTCCGTTGGCAGCGTCTCAAGTACTGGTTCGAGGACGAAAAAGACCTGTTGCTCGATGATCGCCAGTATGTGCACATTGACCCCGAAAGGGCTTCGTCGTTCGTTGATCTGCTCGTGAAAGGTGAGCGAGACAAGCCCAATAAGCTCATCATTGACGAGGCGGGCCTGCACCATAACACGATGGACAAGCGCCAGATGGACCGCGCGGTTCTGGAAATGATCGTCCACGCTCGAAAGCTCCACATTGATACGGTTTTCATCGCTCACCACTTCACGGAGATTTTGGCGCAGATCCGCAACAAAGCGCAAAGTGTCTTATGGTTCCGAGATCTCCAGAAGATGAAATGGCTAGGCATAGGTTTGCCGATTCCGGCTTACATCTTCGCGGAAGTAGACGCCCGTAATCCGAAGCTGAAATATGATTCAGCGTTCCGCTGGAAACGTAAATTCATCTACAAGCTTTATGTCTCCCATGACATACAGTCGAAAGCCTTAGAGGTTATCCGCTCCGCGCCTCAAATCGAGGTCAAGAAGGTCGAACACGCGGTGACGAAAGCTGACACCGTGCGCCGCTCTGCCCGTCGTTGGGTGCGCCGTTTAGCCTTTGGCGGTTTGATGGCCGGGGCCGGAGCGCTCTTTGCCGGTCAGGGCGAGAGCGAGCCGGTAGCGGCCCCCGTCTCTCCTGTCGCAATTAGCCAGGCAGAAACCGCCGCGGCGGTCGATCAATCCGTGACTCTAGAGCCTGTACCCGAAAAACCGGATCGCACGATAAAGGCTTTCACGATCCAAGGTCGCGCACGCATGTTAGATCCGCAGAGAGCGGATCAGGTCGGTTATTGCACGTTTGATTTCGTGTCTTTGCGCCTCGGTGACGGTCGAGTTATCCGCGAGACGCATCCTGACTTTGGCGGCTTCCGCAGAGCGGACAATACCGCGCTGATAGCGGGCGAGGTCTTTACCTATGTGCCCGTCGTTGAAAATTTCCCGGCTGATGAGCAGCAGGGCCAAAAACAACCAAACAATAAAATACTAAAATATAATGAAGCACTTAGTAATCCGTGA
- a CDS encoding zonular occludens toxin domain-containing protein, translating to MITLITGKPGDGKTLYACREIIRILRNTDYYVVTDVPFVMGRLHEYVNDWKGDVVDLDERLKVLTPEDAHNYWRYRSGGLLLDESPDAKGKDDGTRRLPKMEFDLWARSQFERIGEKSEYQRGVFYVIDEAHEKFPAREWQNIGRITTYHASKHRHLHDEVWLLTQSPDFLDKTLRNLVSETRITRNNLRRNVGPFKLRGVFKVRHYYGMPNPSVTPFSVEEMQLDAAGIASCYKTVGAFGVHVKAEKIQNKGKLPWWSLWAIAGGGILAAIFLCFMVPQWAIAGLGKSISDAGQPLTQTVQDKTASQTEQSLAYMRGPLAGAGQSQGAEPGAVEAAKPEKIVRGCIVLDGETLVSGSWFEGWRKVTWGSKGALVGTDVVPLSVLTSAGVYPPRPTKK from the coding sequence ATGATTACGCTGATCACAGGCAAGCCCGGCGACGGCAAGACGCTCTATGCGTGCCGGGAGATAATCCGCATTCTGAGGAATACGGATTATTATGTCGTAACAGATGTTCCTTTTGTTATGGGCCGCTTGCATGAATACGTGAACGACTGGAAAGGCGACGTCGTTGATCTGGACGAGCGTTTGAAGGTGTTGACGCCTGAGGACGCGCACAATTATTGGCGCTATCGCTCGGGCGGGCTTTTGCTGGACGAAAGTCCGGATGCCAAGGGTAAGGACGACGGGACAAGGCGCTTGCCGAAGATGGAATTTGACTTGTGGGCGCGGTCGCAGTTTGAACGCATCGGGGAAAAGTCCGAGTATCAGCGCGGTGTGTTCTATGTCATCGATGAGGCACATGAAAAGTTTCCGGCGCGTGAGTGGCAAAATATCGGTCGAATCACGACTTATCACGCATCAAAGCATCGTCACTTGCATGATGAGGTGTGGCTCCTGACGCAGTCGCCGGACTTCCTCGATAAAACGTTGCGGAACCTCGTCAGTGAAACACGGATCACGCGAAACAACCTGCGGCGCAATGTGGGGCCGTTTAAGCTGCGCGGGGTCTTCAAGGTGCGGCATTATTACGGGATGCCTAACCCAAGTGTAACGCCGTTCAGCGTCGAGGAAATGCAACTGGATGCGGCGGGGATTGCCTCGTGTTACAAGACCGTGGGGGCCTTCGGAGTCCACGTCAAAGCCGAGAAAATCCAGAACAAGGGCAAGCTGCCGTGGTGGTCGCTGTGGGCTATCGCCGGGGGCGGGATTTTGGCCGCAATTTTCCTGTGCTTCATGGTCCCGCAGTGGGCTATCGCCGGGTTGGGAAAATCGATTTCGGACGCTGGCCAGCCGTTAACGCAGACAGTCCAGGACAAGACGGCCAGCCAGACTGAGCAGTCGCTCGCCTACATGCGTGGCCCGTTGGCTGGGGCAGGACAGTCTCAGGGAGCGGAGCCGGGGGCGGTCGAAGCGGCCAAGCCGGAGAAGATTGTTCGTGGCTGTATCGTGCTTGATGGGGAAACCCTCGTCTCGGGATCGTGGTTCGAGGGCTGGCGTAAGGTCACATGGGGCAGCAAGGGCGCTCTCGTCGGGACCGACGTCGTTCCGCTCTCTGTGCTCACCTCTGCCGGGGTTTATCCGCCCCGGCCAACAAAGAAGTAA